The region TGTAAGAAAAGAGTTAGTTACTCACATGGTCATCCCAGGCCTTCTCTTTGTTGTATATGACAGCAGCTCCAAAACTTCTAGCAGGGTTAATACCGGTGCCAGTTACAGGGATGGTTGCCAAGTGAACCATGAACACAGCAAAACCAATTGGCAGTGGAGCCAGAACCTTCAAAAACAGAACATAAGCACAATAAGAAGCTTATTATGTGGTTCAATTACTTATCAAGGTTTAAAACTGTGGTCAAGTTTGTAGTTTCTTCAGGAATCCTGATATTGCATGAAACTACTGATAAGCTTGGCTAATGTTATAATTGGATTTGATATGAGGACCATGGTTTCTTTGCTTTATTAATTTGGAGAATATGAAAAAGTGTTTGGAGATATCTGAAGCTGACGATGACAAATGGGAATGAGGATGGAGAGTCTCACTAGATTTGGCAGCTTTGGCAAAGTGACGTTTAGCATGAATGACACTGATATGCATACTTTAGTTTTAGGCCTTGAAGGTCCACATTAACAAAGATACATTATGCTTCCAAGAAAAAAACATGCATGAAACTCCAAAAGAATCCACTTTATTAAAAAGAAGAACGTAATCAGATAAGATTAGTGTGATAAGGCTATGAAAATCAAACACATCCACAGAATTACTTTGAAATTTTGCCCACAGAAAATATGCACACAATAAAACAGAGTAGTAGAAAGAGAGAAAGGTCCAGCAAGAAAAGTGGAATAGTATATTGTAAATGAAGCCTCCACATAAAGTAGTAAAAAGGATTTAGATTCCAATATCAAAAGGAAATCTtcctataaatattattaaaaagtaagTTTTGTACAACTACTGCTACTATTATTGATACAAATTTTAAGCATACATGCTTGGTTAAGAAAAGCAGAGTATATTAACAATATACGAGGATAACAATTCAACAACAATTGAGCACATACCGGGACATGAGAATCTCTAGCGTTCCTCTTGGGGTCTGTAGCAGAGAAGACAGTGTAGACCAAAACGAAGGTTCCAATGATCTCAGCACCCAATCCAACACCTGTGCTGTAGCCTTCACTGAGCTCATTGGCCCCACCACCATACCTGTTGTAGTAACCCTTTTGGAAGGCCTTCACCAACCCAACTCCACATATGGCCCCCAAACACTGAGCCACCATGTACATTATAGCCCTTATCAGAGACACCTTCCGAGCCAAGAACAGTCCAAATGTCACTGCTGGGTTTATGTGACCCCCTACACTCATCACAAAATTCAGAATATTAAGTCACAAAACACCAACATCCCAATTTGAAGGCTTTAGAAGGGGAATTACTAAACAAGAAAAACCACAGTTTAAGACCTAGAATTAGAGCTCAAAGATAGAATCTTTCCCTCATTGGGTGCTGAGAAAGCAGAAGATGAGAAGGAAAGCAAACCTGAGATTCCAGCAGTGCAGTAAACAAGGATGAAGATCATGCCACCGAAAGCCCAAGCAATGCCAAGAATGCCAACACCACCACAGAGATCACCACCAGCCTTGACATCACTCTGGCTCTTGTAACCAATGACAGTGAGGACTGTGATGTAAAGGAAGAGGAGTGTGGCAATGAACTCAGCAATCAAGGCCCTGTAGAAGGACCACTGTGTGAGTTCTTCACCATCGATCAAGGGTGCTGGAGGAGGGTCATGGTAGTCCTTTGCAGAGAAGGAACCACCCTCAACATCATGCTTAGCCATTGCGATCTTCAACCACCCTTTTCACTCTGATCAAGAACCTGAAAGAGAAGCTCACAGAACAAGAAACAAGGTTGTGTATGATTTGATTAGTGTGAGAGGAGAAGGGGTTTATATTGAGGTGATGGAGTGACGTTGGAGCATTTGATTAGTGCAATTTTACACAGAAAAACAAAGCCAAACCATAATGGCaataaacttttttgttttcGGTTTCGCTCCACCGACCTTGACCCCACTTCTGctgcaccaccaccacctccctaACATTCATTTGTATGTTTCTTTCtcattgttttttttctctctataaACAAGAAAATCTAAATTATTATCCTCATTcttattgtaataattaaagaaatacttttcttttatcttgaatgaaaatagaaaagaaaaatgagtgGTTAGaaactattaaaatatgttgtaagAATAATACACTTTTTAAAGTTGAAAGCAAGGTGTTTGAGAAAAGCAAAGTGAAGTTTGAGAGTTTCGTAGAAAGCATTTGAAAGTTTGAAGAGATTGGTGCTTAACGTGGCTTTTTTTTTTCCGAGTTCAAGAGAATTTGGATGTTTAAGGTGacatttttttaaggtttaaggaaACTCCTCATTAAAGTGAATCTTAATACTCGTAAGCAGTACTATTCACATGGCTCATTGAAGTGACccagttttaaataattttgaattaaattaaatacttttttttttcattttgcatgTTTTGGACGTGTCCTCCAAAACTTATATTAAGATTCACTCATGTTTTGAATTATGATTCACTCATGAAACTGATGTTTGAACCCTATTTAAATAagcatcaataaaataatatatgaaataaaattatgaaaatatgatatcgcgacttaataatattaaaaacaaaaaataacatatttaataagTCTTTATCGATTAAAATATGcacataaaaataaagtatatctGGTGCGACAATACAtcttaatatttcttaaaatataactaGTTTCCTAGAAAAAAAATGGCGAATActttatatttaaagaataataacCTAATCCTTTATATTTAAGTAGGTTTGATCTAATTGTGACAAGAAAAatcatgtaattatttattattattattattattaaatactttgaacttatttcaattattttaaattaacaataacattaaaaaattatttcaattgtttaCATATTcgaaaactaatttaataacatcTCACACATTTAAATAACAAATCCTTCATTTGCCCAAAAAACTTATACTATAGTTAAATGACATGGTACTATTGGGATAgtagaattgaaattttttaagaaCAATTATTGATGACTATTGATTGCAAAaccatgaaagaaaaaaattgtatattatatttattgtttttgatGTTAATGGTGTTAATAGTTTACGTTATcataatgtatatttaaaaacgTGGGTGAGTAGACGCTAGGTGGCCAAAAACTTGTGGCTCCGAATTCCTGGGCGGTTCCGCCGTTTAACGTTGACCATCAGACCAAAACCtaacacatttatttttctcttacatCTGCTCTTTTTCTTAACTATTCTTTTCAATGTTTTATCGGACATTAAATTCTGGGTACAACTagtaagaattttaattttaattcatcatattgtaatgaattattatttttgtattaaatttagattttgttgattttttctttcaatttaagattaaaaataggGTTAGTGAAACTAAATTggatatataaaattagaaatgtattttttttagaattaaacTAAACTTCAAAATGGTTTGCAGGAAGTGAACTAAATTTCATCCAACTATATTAAATCATGTTTAAACGTTATATTAATCACGTAATAGTCtctaaagttttaaattagtccctaatttaataataaaaatttaatttatctctaaattTGATTACTATttgatacatattttttttaatgaaaataggTGCATGAAGTGACTGAATGTCATTAAACTATATTAAATCATGTTTAAACGCTATATTGatcacataattattttattgtatagaTGCTATAAAGTATATTGTGAAAAATAATgtcttataataaaatgtatttgttgaaaaaaaaagattcgaCAATGATTTAATATGATAGGTGTCATAGTTTAAGGTTTAAACAGACTATTATagagtacaatatttttttttttagaatattagATCATCTAAGAAAATAATATGGAAAGTTTATAATAGTTCaccacaaatatttaaattattttttaatttctctttaatttttttaaggattgccactaatgaaatattaattataaagaaaGTATACAGGACACTCTTAAaagtttgtttattttaaagatgaatAAAGAATGAGTAGATAGGATAGAAAACGAAATCaccgagaaaaaaaaattatttaaattttggtatTCCTATCAtgattttaagaaatattaatcaaataaatggTGTTTGTGATGGTACAAGATTGCAAGTTAATAATTTGAGAAAGAATGTTATCTCTTAGGGTAATAGCAGGCAAAATTGTTGTTGATAATATTCATATCATAAATTAACTTAATTGTTCTGATTCCGACATCTCTCTCAAGTTTTAAAGGAGATAATTTCCTATATATTTATGCTTTGCaatgacaataaacaaaaatcaaagaCAAACTCTCTCTAAAGTTTGACTTTATCTTCTTTATCTCGTATTCAATCATGCACAACTATATGTAACAATTTctagagtaaaaaaaaaatgattgaaaatGCCAATTTCGaatgaagataaaaatataatcactACAACTACAAATACgatttacaaagaaatattataaaatctttaataagaggtatacaaattaattttatactattatgattatttatcaattatagtattcttttattttttgaatctcATTTCAAATGTAAAAAAACTGTATATATTTTACATGTGCATATTATAATAACCTTCTCCACACAAAAATTGAGTATACAGTTGTATGTAGATGTTCATAATAGGTACACACAAATGTTCAAAAATTAAACCTTCATATTGGACAAAAGAATGATTATGAAGTTAATGTCTTTCATtttcaatcatatttattatcattatttaaaatttaatatctaCTTTTAATCCAGTGTGAAACATAATCCAGTGTGTTGCACAGGTCAAGAAACTAGTATAATATaacatttgaaaagaaagtacCTATTTAGTTGGCTGAGTAAGATGATAATCGATCATATTGGTTAACATTTTGATTATAATTAacctttttaaattaataattaaaattaaaagaattgaaataataaaaatataatttaaattttaacaattttaaagaattctattttaatatgttattattattattattttaaacatatttttattcattaaattgtatacttttttattataatttaaactttattttaactctaatttgtattttcaaaattatttataaaaattattttcattaattattttataaatatatattaatatatagaaacattattttattatgtcgaTCACATCTACTACAAACTTTCtactcttctctttcttttctttaatttaaacaatCTCACTTTTTACCATCTTTTCCCACCTTGCTTTCTTTTTCCACTCACCTTTTAATTCAAACAAAGCACGATAACAAATAGTTATCATGAGTACCCAAGTTTCTTAATGTGTCTTAAGTTTTTGTTGAGATTAAAAACTCTAAGTATTAATAGTTGTCACttataattgtaaataaaaattaataaatgtgaaaaACTCTAAGTATTAATAGTTGTCACttataattgtaaataaaaattaataaatgtgaacTTAAAAAATAACTCTGGCAGAAAGAATAACGAAAGTTTTTCTATATGGGTCTAGCTTCACATATTGAAAGACATTACAAGGTAAGACATAAACCTCTTTTTTATGATAAGATGCAAGTCTTAATTTATTGTCAAGCCTAGAACAGCCATATTTTGACAGTAACAAATAAACTGACATGTTTGGTGTGTCTGATAATTTGTTTAAAACAACTGTTAGATGTTACATATAACTAAGATGTTTGGTTATAAAGCTTGGATGAGGACTTTCTTACATTTGTCAAGACAAGACCAATGTTCCTTAAGTCATAGAATAAACATGTTCGAAGCATAAGACACACACCTTTAAATGAGGAAGACTTTTTGAGATGCAAAATTGAGACAATAGCAAGATGTAGTAAACATAAAATGTTTCAATGAAGACACAAGACGTTTCTCAAGATATAAATCACTATTAACCTTAAATGTGTCTTACATGTATTTAACTCAAGACACATTACAAAATGTGAGACATATAAGAGTTATTAAAAGTTGATCTGAAACTCATCCC is a window of Vigna unguiculata cultivar IT97K-499-35 chromosome 4, ASM411807v1, whole genome shotgun sequence DNA encoding:
- the LOC114182101 gene encoding aquaporin PIP2-2-like, encoding MAKHDVEGGSFSAKDYHDPPPAPLIDGEELTQWSFYRALIAEFIATLLFLYITVLTVIGYKSQSDVKAGGDLCGGVGILGIAWAFGGMIFILVYCTAGISGGHINPAVTFGLFLARKVSLIRAIMYMVAQCLGAICGVGLVKAFQKGYYNRYGGGANELSEGYSTGVGLGAEIIGTFVLVYTVFSATDPKRNARDSHVPVLAPLPIGFAVFMVHLATIPVTGTGINPARSFGAAVIYNKEKAWDDHWMFWVGPFIGAAIAAFYHQFILRAGAAKALGSFRSNPTI